A genomic region of Anaerolineales bacterium contains the following coding sequences:
- a CDS encoding CoA-binding protein: MTLHTQEELRNLLQTARTIAVVGHSDKPHRTSYRIAQYLRQAGYTVYPVNPAVSEIDGQPSYPDLASVPEPIDIVDVFRRSEHLPAIVAEAIQAGAKAVWAQLGVEDAQAAAAAEAAGLPIVMDRCIMVDHRSLLG, translated from the coding sequence TTGACGCTACACACGCAAGAGGAGCTTCGCAATCTGTTGCAAACGGCGCGCACGATTGCCGTCGTAGGCCATTCGGATAAACCGCATCGCACCAGCTATCGCATTGCCCAGTATCTGCGCCAGGCGGGCTACACCGTCTATCCCGTCAACCCCGCGGTGAGCGAGATCGATGGCCAACCCTCGTATCCGGATCTGGCTTCGGTGCCCGAACCAATTGATATCGTCGACGTGTTCCGGCGCTCCGAACACCTGCCGGCCATCGTGGCCGAAGCGATCCAAGCCGGCGCCAAAGCGGTATGGGCGCAACTGGGTGTGGAAGATGCCCAGGCCGCAGCCGCCGCCGAAGCGGCCGGCCTGCCCATTGTGATGGATCGCTGCATCATGGTGGATCATCGCAGTCTGCTGGGCTAA
- a CDS encoding guanylate kinase — translation MSKPSPEFGPVVEPLLIVISGPSGVGKDSVLELMKRRGLPFHFVVTATTRPPRPEERDGVDYLFVSREEFAGLIEKEELLEYAIVYNDYKGIPKEQVRKALRSGVDVVMRVDVQGAATIRKISEEAILVFITTSSEDELVERLERRKTETPENLKLRIATARQEFKRIDEFDYVVVNRDGELDETVDRIEDIISAEHHRVKPRRVHL, via the coding sequence ATGAGCAAACCGAGCCCTGAATTTGGCCCCGTAGTCGAACCGCTGCTGATCGTAATTTCCGGCCCGTCTGGTGTTGGCAAAGACAGCGTGCTGGAGTTAATGAAGCGCCGCGGCCTGCCCTTTCATTTTGTTGTTACTGCCACCACCCGCCCGCCGCGCCCCGAAGAACGCGATGGCGTCGATTATCTTTTTGTCAGCCGCGAGGAATTTGCTGGCCTGATCGAAAAAGAAGAGTTGTTGGAATACGCCATCGTCTATAACGATTACAAAGGCATTCCCAAGGAGCAGGTGCGCAAAGCCCTGCGCAGTGGCGTGGATGTGGTGATGCGCGTGGATGTGCAAGGGGCGGCCACCATCCGCAAGATCTCTGAAGAGGCGATCCTGGTTTTTATCACCACATCCAGTGAAGACGAATTGGTGGAACGCCTGGAACGGCGCAAGACCGAAACTCCTGAAAATCTCAAGCTGCGCATTGCTACGGCACGCCAGGAATTCAAACGCATTGATGAATTCGACTATGTGGTGGTGAACCGCGATGGCGAGCTGGACGAGACGGTGGACCGTATCGAAGACATCATCTCGGCCGAGCATCATCGCGTTAAGCCTCGGCGCGTGCACCTGTGA
- a CDS encoding dTMP kinase — MFITLEGPEGSGKTSQLPLLEQALLAAGYRVRTTREPGGTPIGDQIRKVLFDLGNKAMQPRTEILLFQSSRAQLVEEVIRPALAAGEVVLCDRYADSTMAYQGYGHQLELAPLAELVRFATGGLTPDLTLFLDIPPRDGLRRRDAGGNWNRLDDYQVEFHERVYAGYRELIAAEPRRWVVVDATRPPAEVTRDLAEIVLARVQSR; from the coding sequence ATGTTCATTACCCTCGAAGGGCCGGAAGGCAGCGGCAAGACTTCGCAGCTTCCTTTGCTGGAGCAGGCACTGCTGGCTGCTGGCTACCGCGTGCGCACCACGCGTGAGCCGGGCGGTACCCCCATCGGGGATCAAATTCGCAAGGTACTTTTTGATCTGGGCAACAAGGCGATGCAGCCGCGTACCGAGATCTTGCTGTTCCAATCTTCACGCGCCCAACTGGTGGAAGAGGTCATTCGCCCGGCCCTGGCCGCCGGCGAGGTAGTGCTGTGCGATCGCTACGCCGACAGCACGATGGCCTATCAGGGGTATGGCCACCAACTCGAGCTGGCGCCGTTGGCGGAGCTGGTGCGCTTTGCCACCGGTGGGCTCACGCCGGATCTGACCCTGTTTCTGGATATTCCGCCGCGTGACGGTTTGCGCCGCCGCGATGCCGGGGGCAATTGGAACCGTTTGGATGATTACCAGGTGGAGTTTCACGAGCGCGTGTATGCCGGCTACCGTGAACTGATCGCCGCTGAACCGCGGCGCTGGGTAGTGGTGGATGCCACGCGCCCGCCTGCCGAGGTAACGCGTGACTTGGCCGAGATTGTGCTGGCGCGCGTACAAAGCCGGTAG
- a CDS encoding GNAT family N-acetyltransferase, protein MSAQTIHLASQPRPANLRPFYVRRDLLAVADLVELCFAPSLDSDGHAYIRQMRQAARAGRWLPQPLEGDAPLMGMVWVEDGVLVGNLNLIPQPRGGHTRYLIANVAVHPAYQRRGIAQQLTLAALDDLRARGGPETWLQVDQTNATAVHLYQRLGFVEKLRRTSWRGWPPDRPARPAAGVRSRQAHDWPQQSAWLKHSYPADVRWQLPLNLAALQPGLQGSLHRLFGPTRTLQWSAQAAGSLRAVLTWQRTNLEADRLWLAAAADDPQPPLAALLAAASRHLEPDRKLALNYPAGLAIPAFDAAGFTVLRTLIWMRFPWEDSF, encoded by the coding sequence ATGAGCGCCCAAACCATCCATCTCGCCTCCCAGCCCCGCCCCGCCAACCTGCGCCCCTTTTATGTGCGCCGCGATCTGCTGGCGGTGGCCGATCTGGTGGAGCTGTGCTTTGCCCCCTCGCTGGATTCTGACGGCCACGCCTACATCCGCCAGATGCGCCAAGCTGCCCGCGCCGGGCGCTGGCTGCCACAACCATTGGAGGGCGATGCCCCACTGATGGGCATGGTCTGGGTCGAAGATGGCGTGCTGGTGGGCAATCTCAACCTGATCCCGCAACCTCGCGGCGGCCACACGCGCTATTTGATCGCCAACGTAGCGGTGCACCCGGCCTACCAGCGCCGCGGCATTGCCCAGCAACTCACCCTGGCCGCCCTGGACGATTTACGCGCCCGCGGCGGCCCAGAAACCTGGTTGCAGGTAGACCAAACCAATGCCACCGCGGTGCATCTCTACCAGCGCCTGGGCTTCGTGGAAAAATTGCGCCGCACCAGTTGGCGCGGCTGGCCGCCCGATCGCCCGGCACGACCGGCGGCGGGGGTGCGCAGCCGCCAGGCGCACGATTGGCCGCAGCAATCCGCGTGGCTGAAGCATAGCTACCCGGCGGATGTGCGCTGGCAGTTGCCACTCAACCTGGCCGCCCTGCAGCCCGGTTTGCAAGGCAGCTTGCATCGCCTGTTCGGCCCCACGCGCACGCTACAATGGAGCGCACAGGCTGCCGGCAGCTTGCGGGCCGTGCTCACCTGGCAACGCACGAATTTGGAAGCCGATCGCTTATGGCTGGCCGCCGCCGCCGATGACCCACAGCCGCCCCTGGCGGCCTTGCTGGCTGCGGCCAGCCGCCATCTGGAGCCTGACCGCAAGCTGGCGCTGAATTACCCCGCCGGTCTGGCCATCCCGGCCTTTGATGCCGCCGGGTTCACTGTTTTGCGCACCCTGATCTGGATGCGCTTTCCCTGGGAGGATTCGTTTTGA
- a CDS encoding GAF domain-containing sensor histidine kinase, with translation MSTRTLRWMAIVLPLVFMVAVIYVRVTHVPPERSAEGNVFAVLAVGLGASLFSIFFFNIIDRREEEIIRRGQQLEALHEAALALTVELDLQVVLQKMVDISRTLLDAKYGALGVVARGTSQIQQFITSGIAPEQRVRIGAPPVGLGLLGQISQHGEAVIVDDIGKDARSVGFPPNHPPMHSLLVVPIKSKGEIFGNLYVADKIVRLGPDGREGIFGFSKADAELLQKFATQAAIAIENAQLLRKTQEITVLQERERFGMALHDGIMQSVYAAGLSLQEAKYEINGNTEHASRRIDQTIENLSQVLRDLRNYIMGLRTGRFQGQDVATSLGQLTTELRANTLMTVVYDAPTKLSVIRLDEERTEEILLIAREALNNIRKHAQARNVLVSLKEAGDLVVLRIVDDGIGFDFATATGGDGNGLRNMRERARKLGGELSIDSVPSQGTQLHVTMPLSRAATSPADA, from the coding sequence ATGAGTACGCGCACCCTCCGCTGGATGGCGATCGTGCTGCCTTTGGTGTTCATGGTGGCCGTGATCTATGTACGCGTCACCCACGTGCCGCCTGAGCGCAGCGCCGAGGGCAACGTGTTTGCCGTGTTGGCTGTGGGCTTGGGCGCCAGCTTGTTCTCGATCTTCTTTTTCAACATCATCGACCGGCGTGAGGAAGAGATCATCCGCCGTGGCCAGCAGTTGGAGGCGTTGCATGAAGCCGCCCTGGCGCTGACCGTGGAGCTTGACCTGCAGGTGGTGCTGCAAAAAATGGTGGATATCAGCCGTACCCTGCTCGACGCCAAATACGGTGCCCTGGGCGTGGTGGCGCGCGGCACCAGCCAGATCCAGCAATTCATCACCTCCGGCATTGCCCCTGAGCAGCGCGTGCGCATCGGCGCGCCGCCGGTGGGCCTGGGCTTGCTCGGCCAGATCAGCCAGCACGGCGAAGCGGTGATCGTGGATGATATTGGCAAAGATGCGCGTTCGGTGGGCTTCCCGCCCAACCATCCCCCGATGCATAGCTTGCTAGTGGTGCCGATCAAATCCAAAGGGGAGATCTTCGGCAACCTATACGTCGCTGACAAAATTGTGCGCCTGGGGCCGGATGGCCGTGAAGGCATCTTTGGCTTCAGCAAAGCGGATGCCGAACTATTGCAGAAGTTTGCCACCCAGGCGGCGATCGCCATCGAAAATGCGCAGTTGCTGCGCAAAACGCAAGAGATCACCGTGCTGCAAGAACGCGAGCGCTTTGGCATGGCGCTGCATGATGGCATTATGCAGTCGGTGTACGCCGCGGGCCTCTCCCTGCAGGAAGCCAAGTATGAGATCAATGGCAACACCGAGCACGCCAGCCGGCGCATCGACCAGACCATCGAAAACCTCAGCCAGGTGTTGCGCGATCTGCGCAACTACATCATGGGCTTGCGCACCGGGCGCTTTCAGGGGCAGGATGTGGCCACCAGCCTGGGCCAACTGACCACTGAGCTGCGCGCCAACACGTTGATGACCGTAGTCTACGACGCGCCTACCAAGCTCAGCGTGATCCGGCTGGATGAGGAGCGTACCGAAGAAATTTTGCTGATCGCCCGCGAGGCGCTCAACAACATTCGCAAGCATGCCCAGGCACGCAATGTACTGGTGAGCTTGAAAGAAGCCGGTGATCTGGTGGTGCTGCGCATTGTGGATGATGGCATTGGATTTGATTTCGCCACGGCCACCGGGGGCGATGGCAACGGCTTGCGCAATATGCGCGAACGGGCGCGCAAGCTGGGCGGCGAATTGAGCATCGATAGCGTGCCCAGCCAGGGTACGCAGTTGCACGTTACGATGCCGTTATCGCGCGCCGCTACCAGCCCTGCTGACGCATAA
- a CDS encoding response regulator transcription factor, producing the protein MLKVLLVDDHEVVRLGIKSLLSHYPQFEVVAEAGTADEAIQKAADFKPDVIVMDIRLPGKSGIDATREIMAVQPDTKVVMLTTFADDELLFDAISAGASGYVLKQIDSQELISALERIGRGESLLDPAVTQQVFKRMRETTRKAESEAFAALSEQELKVLALVAQGKRNKEIADQVFLSEKTVRNYVSSILSKLALSTRAEAAAYAVKHRIDNYVTL; encoded by the coding sequence ATGCTTAAGGTTCTCCTCGTCGACGACCATGAAGTCGTTCGCCTCGGCATTAAGTCGTTGCTTAGCCACTATCCGCAGTTTGAAGTAGTGGCGGAAGCCGGCACCGCCGACGAAGCCATCCAAAAAGCCGCCGACTTCAAGCCGGATGTGATTGTGATGGATATCCGCCTGCCGGGCAAAAGCGGCATCGACGCCACGCGCGAGATCATGGCCGTCCAGCCTGATACGAAGGTAGTGATGCTCACCACCTTCGCCGATGATGAGCTGCTCTTCGATGCCATCTCCGCTGGCGCCTCCGGCTATGTGCTCAAGCAGATCGACAGCCAGGAGCTGATCAGCGCCCTGGAGCGCATTGGCCGCGGCGAATCGCTATTGGACCCGGCAGTGACCCAGCAGGTGTTCAAGCGCATGCGCGAGACCACCCGCAAGGCCGAATCCGAAGCATTTGCCGCGCTGAGCGAGCAAGAGCTCAAAGTGCTGGCGTTGGTGGCCCAGGGCAAGCGTAACAAAGAGATCGCCGATCAAGTTTTCCTTAGTGAGAAAACCGTGCGTAACTATGTCAGTTCGATCTTGAGCAAGCTGGCGCTTTCGACCCGTGCCGAAGCGGCCGCCTATGCGGTAAAACATCGTATTGATAATTACGTGACACTCTAG
- a CDS encoding DoxX family membrane protein: MSSVLQKGRLIQDPPFAKFLFNDVRMAWLWLAVRVWLGYEWLESGLGKLSNPGWTQTGEALKGFWSNAVAIPETGRPPITFDWYRDFLQFMLDSNSYVWFGKLIAYGEVLVGIALILGAFTGIAAFFGGFMNFNFMLAGSASTNPLLFIASLGLIMGWKIAGYIGLDYFLLPWIGTPWGREPAKKTKK; this comes from the coding sequence ATGAGCTCTGTTTTGCAAAAGGGTCGCCTTATTCAAGACCCGCCGTTCGCTAAGTTCTTATTCAATGATGTTCGTATGGCTTGGTTGTGGCTGGCAGTGCGTGTGTGGCTCGGCTACGAATGGCTGGAATCCGGCTTGGGCAAGCTCAGCAACCCCGGCTGGACCCAGACCGGTGAGGCCCTCAAGGGCTTCTGGAGCAACGCGGTGGCCATCCCCGAGACGGGCCGCCCGCCAATCACCTTTGATTGGTACCGCGATTTTCTGCAGTTCATGCTCGACTCGAACAGCTACGTTTGGTTCGGCAAGCTGATTGCTTACGGTGAAGTTCTGGTCGGTATTGCCCTGATCCTGGGCGCCTTCACCGGCATCGCCGCCTTCTTCGGTGGTTTCATGAACTTCAACTTCATGCTGGCCGGTTCCGCCAGCACCAACCCGCTGCTGTTCATCGCCTCTCTGGGCTTGATCATGGGTTGGAAGATCGCCGGTTACATCGGCCTGGACTACTTCTTGCTCCCCTGGATCGGCACCCCCTGGGGGCGGGAACCAGCAAAGAAAACAAAAAAGTAG
- a CDS encoding glycosyltransferase — MRILYDGWPLAYAPLSPAATHLRELLAAAPARVERLLALPAAVASELPSGVHPLHLTPRNRGDWEQRALQVLAAEHGAAAIHTTAAAAALLGKLPTLVSPAEYATEAAGRSRMAAAQAQGGLARARLLWPHDLPAPERQVHNLPPFATPSPHEPANPAQEYLLYQGSGDAQVLAHLLNAWSWAAGSIGELYPLHIAGLDAKQQAWLENQLAIRDLQDSVQLIQPSPAALPDVIQQCTAFLHPEVPPAWGSPLRQALAAGKAVVALQEPRSAAMAGAAAYLVPAGDARRLGAAIITLVVEEGLRATLEQQAAQKSASWDAGAFEAALDAAYQTLAA; from the coding sequence ATGCGTATTCTCTACGACGGTTGGCCGCTGGCCTATGCGCCGCTGAGCCCGGCGGCAACCCACCTGCGCGAGCTACTCGCCGCAGCACCCGCCAGGGTCGAGCGGCTGCTGGCGCTGCCGGCAGCGGTCGCCAGCGAGCTGCCCAGCGGTGTGCATCCGCTACACCTGACGCCGCGTAACCGCGGCGACTGGGAGCAACGCGCCCTGCAGGTGCTGGCTGCCGAGCACGGCGCAGCGGCGATCCACACCACCGCGGCCGCCGCGGCCCTGCTGGGCAAGCTGCCTACGTTGGTCAGCCCGGCAGAGTACGCAACGGAGGCCGCTGGCCGGAGCCGCATGGCGGCGGCTCAGGCGCAAGGCGGCCTGGCACGCGCCAGGCTGCTGTGGCCGCACGATCTGCCCGCGCCGGAGCGCCAGGTACACAACCTGCCACCTTTTGCCACACCCTCGCCCCATGAGCCCGCCAACCCAGCACAGGAGTATTTGCTGTACCAAGGCTCGGGCGATGCACAGGTGTTAGCGCATTTGCTCAACGCATGGAGCTGGGCCGCCGGCTCGATCGGCGAGCTGTATCCCTTGCACATTGCCGGCTTGGACGCAAAGCAGCAAGCCTGGTTGGAAAACCAGCTTGCCATCCGTGATCTACAAGACAGCGTGCAGCTGATCCAGCCCAGCCCGGCCGCACTGCCCGATGTGATCCAACAATGCACCGCGTTCCTGCATCCGGAGGTTCCGCCGGCCTGGGGCAGCCCGCTGCGCCAGGCACTGGCAGCTGGCAAAGCGGTGGTGGCTCTGCAAGAGCCGCGCAGCGCGGCGATGGCCGGCGCCGCGGCGTACTTGGTGCCCGCGGGCGATGCGCGCCGCCTGGGCGCGGCGATCATTACCCTGGTGGTGGAGGAGGGCCTGCGCGCCACCCTGGAGCAGCAAGCGGCACAAAAAAGCGCCAGCTGGGACGCGGGCGCTTTTGAAGCTGCGTTGGATGCGGCCTACCAAACGCTGGCCGCGTAG
- a CDS encoding acetyl-CoA hydrolase/transferase family protein, which translates to MNAADTLFAPKYISAEEAVQRIPSGARIYLGGGAGFPQEIERAMVARAAGLEDVEVVHVLTFAGGEYLQPRYVNNFRHRALFIGAPARQAVNEGRADYIPIFLSEVPALFRDGQLPLDIAFIQVSPPDRHGFCSYGVEVGVTKPAAEAATLVIAEVNAQMPRVLGDAFIHVSDIDFMVAVDYPLPEAVHKHITPEQETIGERVAELIPDEATLQLGIGALPNAVLAKLGDKRNLGIHSELFSDGVVDLVEQGVVTNAAKTLHPGKIVGGFLFGSKRLYDFVQDNAMIELHPTDYVNDPFVIAQNYKMTSVNSAIEVDLSGQVCADSLGGYFYSGIGGQVDFFRGAVRSKGGKAIVALPALAKGGISRIVPRLREGAGVVTSRGDVHYVVTEYGTASLHGKSVRERASELINVAHPEHREELRYFMRQQGW; encoded by the coding sequence ATGAACGCCGCGGATACCCTTTTCGCCCCAAAATATATTTCTGCTGAGGAAGCCGTCCAACGTATTCCCTCCGGAGCGCGCATCTACCTCGGCGGCGGCGCGGGCTTTCCGCAGGAGATCGAGCGTGCCATGGTGGCACGCGCCGCTGGCCTCGAAGATGTGGAAGTGGTGCACGTGCTAACCTTTGCGGGCGGCGAGTATTTGCAGCCGCGCTACGTCAATAATTTTCGCCACCGCGCCTTGTTCATCGGTGCGCCGGCGCGCCAAGCGGTGAACGAAGGCCGCGCCGACTACATCCCTATCTTCTTGTCTGAGGTACCGGCCCTGTTTCGCGATGGGCAGTTGCCGCTGGATATTGCTTTCATCCAGGTTTCGCCGCCAGATCGCCACGGCTTCTGCTCATATGGCGTGGAAGTCGGCGTCACCAAGCCGGCGGCGGAGGCAGCCACCCTGGTGATCGCCGAGGTGAACGCGCAGATGCCGCGCGTACTGGGTGATGCGTTTATTCACGTCAGCGATATTGATTTCATGGTGGCGGTGGATTACCCGCTGCCCGAGGCAGTGCACAAGCACATCACGCCCGAGCAGGAAACCATTGGTGAACGCGTCGCAGAGCTGATCCCCGATGAGGCCACCCTGCAACTAGGCATCGGTGCGCTGCCGAACGCCGTGCTGGCCAAGTTGGGCGATAAGCGCAACCTGGGGATCCACAGCGAGCTATTTTCTGACGGCGTGGTCGATCTGGTAGAGCAGGGTGTGGTAACAAATGCCGCCAAAACATTGCACCCTGGCAAGATCGTCGGCGGCTTTCTGTTCGGCTCCAAGCGGCTGTACGATTTCGTGCAAGACAATGCCATGATCGAACTGCACCCGACTGATTACGTCAATGATCCGTTCGTGATCGCCCAAAATTACAAGATGACTTCGGTGAATTCGGCGATCGAAGTGGACCTGAGCGGCCAGGTATGCGCCGACTCGTTAGGCGGCTATTTTTACAGCGGCATCGGCGGCCAGGTGGATTTCTTCCGTGGCGCGGTGCGCTCGAAGGGCGGCAAGGCCATCGTGGCGTTGCCGGCCCTGGCCAAAGGCGGCATCTCGCGGATTGTGCCACGCCTGCGCGAAGGCGCCGGCGTGGTGACCTCGCGCGGCGATGTGCACTATGTGGTCACCGAATACGGCACCGCCTCGCTGCACGGCAAGAGCGTGCGCGAGCGCGCCAGCGAGCTGATCAACGTAGCTCACCCGGAGCACCGCGAAGAGTTGCGTTACTTTATGCGTCAGCAGGGCTGGTAG
- the glyS gene encoding glycine--tRNA ligase subunit beta: protein MAKSTSKKAATKKSVTKARKATRSRATAPKAAPAPRDFQSIVMALQQYWMAQGCVLWQPYSQQVGAGTMNPATFLRVIGPEPWNVAYVEPSVRPDDGRYGENPNRLQQHHQFQVILKPDPGNPQEMYLRSLQAIGIDVHKHDIRFVEDNWASPALGAWGLGWEVWLDGLEITQFTYFQQAGGITLEPVSVEITYGLDRIAMALQDVSYVGDVRWNAQRSWGDLNMQAEREQSKYYFELADVDRLRQLYDLYEAEGLAALEAGLLLPAYDYMLRTSHTFNILDARGAIGVTERQAYFRRMRALASRVAEAYAAERQREEYPWIPAVDETKAAAKPPKIGAPKTASDFLLEIGTEELPPDDLTSAVAQLSASLQQLLASEQLAHKDLRVQGTPRRLVALVSGLAPKQPDLKQVVKGPPAARAFGADGTPTPAAAGFARGQGLPVSALVVETIDGGEYAVARVERKGRLATQILAEKLPALIGGLRFEKSMRWNESGVAFSRPLRWLLALHGDVLVPFEYAGLHSATRSRGLRLSAGEQFTVRNAKEYFAKLKQQGILLDGEQRRETIRRQVEKLASKAGGRTPDDAALLDEVTHLVEAPTALLGDFDPAYLDLPAEVLIGVMKKHQRYFPIEKDGKLLNHFIAVANGDIDAKAVTAGNAAVLRARFADAAYFIRKDREHPLAYYVDGLKQLTFQKELGSMWDKTQRMAELTQIYAPALGLSAADEIAARAAQLSKADLVTKMVIEMTSLQGVMGRIYAYESGEPAAVADAIFEHYLPRYAGDRTPSSPAGLVVGVADRLDSLAGLFAVGLAPSGAKDPFALRRAAIGLVQNLIAGELSFDLRQAIQQAAVVQPVSANEQVQTEVLEFIVARVRALLLENGERHDVIDAVLAQQGHDPARAARAIRELTAHSAKADWPQTLAAFARCVRITRDLTETYRVDEAALIDAAERGLLAALQQAAATPRLPGSVNEMLAAFAPLIPAINTFFDKVMVMAEDEAVRRNRLGLLQRVAALAHGVADFSKIEGF from the coding sequence ATGGCTAAATCAACCTCTAAAAAAGCGGCAACAAAGAAATCAGTAACCAAGGCTCGCAAAGCCACGCGCTCACGCGCCACCGCCCCCAAGGCAGCGCCGGCGCCGCGTGACTTTCAATCCATTGTGATGGCCTTGCAACAATACTGGATGGCGCAAGGCTGCGTGCTGTGGCAGCCGTACAGCCAACAGGTGGGCGCCGGCACGATGAACCCGGCCACCTTTCTGCGCGTGATTGGCCCAGAGCCGTGGAACGTAGCCTACGTAGAACCTTCGGTGCGCCCGGATGATGGCCGCTATGGGGAGAACCCCAATCGTTTGCAACAACACCACCAGTTTCAGGTGATCTTGAAGCCTGACCCTGGCAACCCGCAGGAAATGTATCTGCGTTCCTTGCAGGCAATTGGGATTGATGTGCACAAGCACGATATTCGTTTTGTGGAAGACAACTGGGCTTCGCCGGCGCTGGGCGCCTGGGGCCTGGGCTGGGAAGTATGGCTGGACGGTTTGGAGATCACCCAGTTCACTTATTTCCAGCAGGCGGGCGGCATCACCCTGGAGCCCGTCTCGGTGGAGATCACCTACGGTCTCGATCGCATCGCCATGGCCCTACAGGATGTGAGCTATGTGGGCGATGTGCGCTGGAATGCGCAACGCAGCTGGGGCGATCTCAACATGCAGGCCGAGCGCGAGCAGAGCAAGTATTACTTTGAGTTGGCCGATGTGGATCGTTTGCGCCAACTGTATGATCTCTACGAAGCCGAAGGCTTGGCGGCGCTGGAGGCTGGCTTGCTGTTGCCCGCCTATGACTACATGCTGCGCACCTCGCATACCTTCAATATTCTCGATGCGCGTGGGGCCATCGGCGTGACCGAGCGCCAGGCCTACTTCCGCCGTATGCGCGCGCTGGCCAGCCGCGTGGCCGAGGCCTACGCCGCCGAGCGTCAGCGCGAAGAGTACCCCTGGATCCCCGCGGTGGACGAGACCAAGGCCGCCGCCAAGCCGCCAAAAATCGGCGCGCCGAAAACCGCCAGCGATTTTCTGTTGGAAATTGGCACCGAAGAGTTGCCGCCGGATGATCTGACCAGTGCCGTGGCGCAGTTGAGCGCCAGCTTGCAGCAACTGCTCGCCAGTGAGCAGTTGGCGCACAAGGATCTGCGCGTGCAGGGCACGCCGCGCCGCCTGGTGGCCCTGGTCAGCGGCCTGGCGCCCAAGCAGCCCGATCTGAAGCAAGTGGTGAAGGGCCCGCCAGCGGCGCGCGCCTTTGGCGCGGATGGCACGCCTACCCCGGCGGCCGCGGGCTTTGCCCGCGGCCAGGGGCTGCCGGTCAGTGCGCTCGTCGTGGAAACCATCGACGGCGGGGAATACGCCGTGGCGCGCGTCGAACGCAAAGGCCGCTTGGCTACGCAGATCCTGGCTGAGAAACTGCCTGCCCTGATCGGCGGGCTGCGCTTTGAAAAATCGATGCGCTGGAATGAAAGTGGCGTTGCCTTCTCGCGCCCGCTGCGCTGGCTGCTGGCATTGCATGGCGATGTGCTCGTGCCGTTTGAGTACGCTGGCCTGCATTCCGCCACGCGCAGCCGCGGCCTGCGCCTGAGCGCCGGGGAGCAATTCACCGTGCGCAACGCCAAGGAATACTTCGCCAAGCTTAAGCAGCAGGGCATCTTGCTGGATGGCGAGCAACGCCGCGAAACCATCCGCCGCCAGGTGGAGAAGCTGGCCAGCAAGGCCGGTGGGCGCACGCCAGACGATGCTGCGCTACTGGACGAAGTGACCCATTTGGTAGAAGCGCCCACTGCGCTGCTGGGCGATTTTGACCCGGCCTATTTGGATCTTCCGGCGGAAGTTCTGATCGGCGTGATGAAGAAGCACCAGCGCTACTTCCCCATTGAAAAAGACGGCAAGCTGCTCAATCATTTCATTGCGGTTGCCAACGGCGATATTGACGCCAAGGCCGTCACCGCCGGCAATGCGGCCGTATTGCGCGCCCGCTTTGCCGATGCAGCGTATTTCATCCGTAAGGATCGCGAACACCCGCTGGCCTACTACGTGGATGGGCTCAAGCAGCTCACCTTCCAAAAAGAGCTCGGCTCGATGTGGGATAAGACCCAACGCATGGCCGAGCTCACCCAGATCTACGCGCCGGCACTGGGCCTGAGCGCCGCGGATGAAATTGCCGCGCGCGCCGCCCAGCTCAGCAAGGCCGATCTGGTGACCAAGATGGTGATCGAGATGACCTCGCTGCAAGGCGTGATGGGGCGCATCTATGCATACGAATCAGGCGAGCCGGCTGCCGTAGCCGATGCGATCTTTGAACATTACTTGCCGCGCTACGCCGGAGACCGCACACCCAGCAGCCCGGCCGGATTGGTGGTGGGCGTAGCGGACCGTTTGGATAGCCTGGCGGGTTTGTTCGCCGTGGGGCTGGCGCCCAGTGGCGCCAAGGATCCCTTCGCCTTGCGCCGAGCGGCCATCGGCCTGGTGCAGAATCTGATCGCTGGGGAACTGAGCTTTGACCTGCGCCAGGCGATCCAGCAGGCGGCGGTGGTGCAGCCGGTGAGCGCGAACGAGCAAGTGCAAACCGAGGTGCTCGAATTCATCGTGGCACGGGTACGCGCCCTGCTGCTGGAAAATGGTGAACGCCACGATGTGATCGACGCCGTTTTGGCGCAGCAAGGCCATGACCCGGCGCGGGCGGCCCGCGCCATCCGCGAGCTGACCGCGCACAGCGCCAAGGCTGATTGGCCGCAAACCCTGGCCGCCTTTGCGCGTTGTGTGCGCATTACGCGCGATCTGACCGAAACCTATCGCGTCGACGAAGCCGCGCTGATCGATGCCGCTGAGCGCGGCCTGCTGGCCGCACTGCAGCAGGCCGCGGCCACCCCACGCCTGCCAGGTTCGGTCAATGAGATGCTGGCTGCGTTCGCCCCGCTGATCCCTGCGATCAACACCTTCTTCGACAAAGTGATGGTGATGGCGGAAGACGAAGCCGTGCGCCGCAACCGCTTGGGCTTGTTGCAGCGCGTGGCCGCCCTGGCGCACGGCGTGGCAGACTTTTCGAAGATCGAGGGTTTTTAG